In Streptomyces sp. NBC_00704, a genomic segment contains:
- a CDS encoding roadblock/LC7 domain-containing protein, translated as MTSRNTGDTAWVLEPILQVPHVLAAVMLTRDGLVTGYTDALSQPSAERVAAITSTVQGACRTAAAAFADRERAEVRQIVIESDHGYVLIVPTDHGTCVAAYGDAEVRLDLLAHRLHSQVARLGEKAMAAAPRGADDDPAA; from the coding sequence ATGACCAGCCGCAACACGGGCGACACGGCATGGGTGCTGGAGCCGATCCTGCAGGTGCCGCACGTGCTGGCCGCCGTCATGCTGACCCGGGACGGTCTAGTGACGGGCTACACCGACGCCCTGTCCCAGCCCTCGGCCGAGCGGGTGGCCGCCATCACCAGCACCGTGCAGGGCGCCTGCCGGACGGCGGCGGCCGCGTTCGCCGACCGGGAGCGCGCCGAGGTGCGGCAGATCGTCATCGAGTCCGACCACGGGTACGTGCTCATCGTGCCGACCGACCACGGCACCTGCGTGGCCGCGTACGGCGACGCGGAGGTGCGGCTGGACCTGCTGGCGCACCGGCTCCACTCGCAGGTGGCGCGACTGGGCGAGAAGGCCATGGCGGCCGCGCCCCGAGGAGCCGACGACGACCCTGCGGCATGA
- a CDS encoding glycoside hydrolase family 64 protein, protein MLRKITLRLLGAGALVGALLTLGPPQVAGAAVPDTIPLKITNNSGRGESVYVYNLGTQLSSGRQGWADANGGFHPWPAGGNPPTPAPDASIAGPGPGQSATIRVPKFSGRIYFSYGRKLDFRLTTGGLVQPAVQNPSDPNRSILFNWSEYTLDDSGLWLNSTQVDMFSAPYAVGVQRSDGSTVSTGHLKPGGYTGFFNALRGQPGGWANLIQTRSDGTVLRALSPLYGVETGALPAGVMDDYVNRVWQKYATTTLTVTPFADQPGTKYYGRVSGGVMNFTNASGAVVTSFQKPDASSVFGCHRLLDAPNDAVRGPISRTLCAGFNRSTLLVNPNQPDTTAANSYQDAVTNHYARKIHAQMADGKAYAFAFDDVGHQESLVHDGSPRQAYLTLDPLS, encoded by the coding sequence GTGCTCAGAAAGATCACCCTCAGGCTGCTGGGAGCGGGCGCCCTCGTCGGCGCACTGCTCACCCTCGGGCCACCGCAGGTCGCCGGGGCCGCCGTCCCGGACACCATCCCGCTGAAGATCACCAACAACTCGGGCCGCGGCGAGTCCGTCTACGTGTACAACCTCGGCACCCAGCTGTCGTCGGGCCGCCAGGGCTGGGCGGACGCGAACGGCGGCTTCCACCCCTGGCCGGCCGGCGGCAACCCGCCGACCCCCGCCCCCGACGCGTCGATCGCAGGACCCGGCCCCGGGCAGTCGGCCACGATCCGGGTGCCCAAGTTCTCCGGCCGGATCTACTTCTCGTACGGGCGCAAGCTCGACTTCCGGCTGACCACCGGCGGACTGGTGCAGCCGGCCGTGCAGAACCCGAGCGACCCCAACCGCTCCATCCTGTTCAACTGGTCGGAGTACACGCTCGACGACTCGGGACTGTGGCTCAACAGCACCCAGGTGGACATGTTCTCCGCGCCGTACGCGGTCGGGGTGCAGCGCTCCGACGGGAGCACCGTCAGCACCGGGCATCTCAAGCCGGGCGGTTACACCGGCTTCTTCAACGCCCTGCGCGGCCAGCCCGGCGGCTGGGCGAACCTGATCCAGACCCGCTCCGACGGCACCGTGCTGCGCGCCCTCTCCCCCCTGTACGGGGTGGAGACCGGGGCGTTGCCGGCGGGCGTCATGGACGACTACGTCAACCGCGTGTGGCAGAAGTACGCGACGACGACGCTGACCGTGACGCCGTTCGCCGACCAGCCGGGCACGAAGTACTACGGCCGCGTCTCGGGCGGGGTCATGAACTTCACCAACGCCTCCGGGGCCGTCGTCACCAGTTTCCAGAAGCCGGACGCTTCCAGCGTCTTCGGCTGTCACCGGCTGCTGGACGCCCCCAACGACGCGGTGCGCGGGCCGATCTCGCGGACCCTGTGCGCGGGCTTCAACCGCTCCACGCTGCTGGTCAACCCGAACCAGCCGGACACGACGGCGGCGAACTCCTACCAGGACGCCGTGACCAACCACTACGCGCGCAAGATCCACGCGCAGATGGCCGACGGCAAGGCGTACGCGTTCGCCTTCGACGACGTCGGCCACCAGGAGTCGCTCGTCCACGACGGCTCACCGCGCCAGGCGTACCTGACGCTCGACCCGCTGAGCTGA
- a CDS encoding LacI family DNA-binding transcriptional regulator codes for MTRGTGRSGSSPAPRSADVAQLAGVSQKTVSRVFNDEQYVSADVRRRVLEAAERLGYRRNNAARALASGRTRSIGVVTLGTALYGPASLLMGVERVVRGTGYALRVVNTVEGDPGGVAGAVDSLLDQGVDGIVISEPIDEQAGGGDGALRVDVPILVLGAPSPVVAPTVLTAGGGADAMARAATEHLLGLGHTTVHHLAGPQAWYAARYRLEGWRTALTAHGRKAPPVVQGDWSAASGYAAGRELAADGDVTAVFAANDDMAIGLVRALTEAGLRVPHDVSVVGFDDIPVAAYVIPPLTTVPQRFDAVARDGIRRLVHAIENPDAVPLPASEPPVDLVVRASTAPPPDRTPRVR; via the coding sequence ATGACGCGAGGAACAGGGCGGAGCGGATCCTCCCCGGCGCCCCGCAGCGCGGACGTGGCCCAGCTGGCCGGCGTCTCCCAGAAGACGGTGTCGCGCGTCTTCAACGACGAGCAGTACGTCTCCGCCGACGTGCGCCGACGTGTCCTCGAAGCCGCCGAGCGGCTCGGATACCGGCGCAACAACGCCGCCCGCGCCCTGGCGTCCGGGCGCACGCGATCCATCGGCGTGGTGACGCTCGGCACCGCCCTGTACGGTCCCGCCTCCCTGCTCATGGGCGTCGAGCGCGTCGTCCGCGGCACGGGATACGCGCTGCGCGTGGTCAACACGGTCGAGGGCGATCCCGGGGGCGTCGCGGGGGCCGTGGACTCGCTCCTTGACCAGGGCGTGGACGGCATCGTCATCTCGGAGCCGATCGACGAGCAGGCGGGCGGCGGCGACGGCGCCCTGCGCGTCGACGTCCCCATCCTGGTCCTCGGCGCCCCCTCCCCCGTCGTCGCGCCCACCGTGCTGACAGCGGGCGGCGGAGCCGACGCGATGGCCCGGGCGGCGACCGAACACCTGCTGGGCCTGGGCCACACGACGGTCCATCACCTCGCGGGGCCGCAGGCCTGGTACGCCGCCCGCTACCGGCTGGAGGGCTGGCGGACGGCGCTGACCGCCCACGGCAGGAAGGCGCCGCCCGTCGTCCAGGGCGACTGGTCGGCCGCGTCCGGCTATGCGGCCGGCCGTGAACTGGCCGCGGACGGCGACGTCACCGCGGTGTTCGCCGCCAACGACGACATGGCGATCGGTCTCGTGCGCGCGCTGACGGAGGCAGGGCTCCGGGTGCCGCACGACGTCAGCGTCGTCGGTTTCGACGACATACCGGTCGCCGCCTATGTGATCCCTCCGCTGACCACGGTGCCGCAACGGTTCGACGCCGTGGCGCGGGACGGCATCAGGCGTCTCGTGCACGCCATCGAGAACCCGGACGCGGTCCCGTTGCCGGCGAGCGAGCCACCGGTCGACCTCGTCGTCCGCGCCTCGACCGCGCCTCCGCCGGACCGGACGCCCCGGGTTCGGTGA
- a CDS encoding cytochrome P450 family protein gives MTVTDRIALDPFGADVHAESARLRALGPIVPVELPGGIPAWAPTGYDTLKTLILDPRVSKDPRRHWRLWPEIGRHPSWGWILGWVGVVNMLSTYGPDHARLRRLVAPSFTHRRTEALRGRVEAITTELLDALDHDAARDGEGDGDGVGGGGAPVDLKAAFAHPLPMRIICELFGVPEELRPATGRLIAAIMDTSDPTPEHAAFVQEQIGAVLGSLIAHKSEQPGDDLTTELIRVRDEEGDRLSDEELLYTLLLVIGAGFETTVNLVGNAVVALLRRPEQLAAVRRGEIGWDAVVDETLRLYPSIATLPLRFAVSDLKVGDVTIPAGDAIITTYAAANADPAHYGPDAQEFDAARGAEDHLAFGLGVHRCIGAPLARMEALTALPALFERFPGLRLDIAAGELRQVPSFIASGWQEIPVRLRD, from the coding sequence GTGACCGTGACCGACCGCATCGCCCTCGACCCGTTCGGCGCCGACGTGCACGCCGAGAGCGCCCGGCTGCGCGCCCTCGGCCCGATCGTGCCCGTCGAGCTGCCCGGCGGCATCCCGGCCTGGGCGCCCACCGGCTACGACACCCTCAAGACGCTGATCCTGGACCCGCGGGTCAGCAAGGATCCCCGGCGGCACTGGCGGCTCTGGCCGGAGATCGGCCGACACCCCTCCTGGGGCTGGATCCTGGGCTGGGTCGGCGTGGTCAACATGCTCTCCACGTACGGCCCCGACCACGCACGGCTGCGGCGACTGGTGGCGCCGAGCTTCACCCACCGGCGCACCGAGGCGCTGCGCGGGCGCGTGGAGGCGATCACCACCGAACTGCTCGACGCCCTCGACCACGACGCTGCCCGCGACGGCGAGGGCGACGGCGACGGCGTGGGTGGCGGCGGGGCGCCGGTGGATCTCAAGGCCGCTTTCGCCCACCCGCTGCCGATGCGGATCATCTGCGAACTCTTCGGCGTACCCGAGGAGTTGAGGCCCGCCACCGGGCGGCTCATAGCGGCGATCATGGACACCTCCGATCCGACTCCGGAGCACGCCGCGTTCGTGCAGGAGCAGATCGGCGCGGTGCTGGGCTCGCTCATCGCCCACAAGAGCGAACAGCCCGGCGACGACCTGACGACCGAGCTGATCCGGGTGCGCGACGAGGAGGGCGACCGGCTGAGCGACGAGGAGCTGCTGTACACGTTGCTGCTGGTCATCGGGGCCGGGTTCGAGACGACCGTCAACCTCGTCGGGAACGCGGTGGTGGCGCTGCTGCGCCGGCCCGAGCAGCTCGCGGCCGTGCGGCGCGGTGAGATCGGCTGGGACGCCGTCGTGGACGAGACGCTGCGGCTGTACCCGTCGATCGCCACGCTGCCGCTGCGTTTCGCCGTCAGCGACCTGAAGGTCGGCGACGTGACGATCCCGGCCGGCGACGCCATCATCACGACCTACGCGGCGGCGAACGCGGACCCGGCGCACTACGGGCCGGACGCGCAGGAGTTCGACGCGGCCCGCGGGGCGGAGGACCATCTGGCCTTCGGGCTCGGCGTGCACCGGTGCATCGGGGCGCCCCTGGCCCGCATGGAGGCGCTCACCGCCCTGCCCGCGCTGTTCGAGCGGTTCCCCGGGCTGCGACTGGACATCGCGGCCGGGGAACTGCGGCAGGTGCCCTCGTTCATCGCGAGCGGCTGGCAGGAGATCCCGGTCCGGCTGCGCGACTGA
- a CDS encoding dienelactone hydrolase family protein, with translation MTSVQGTAVDIRTGDGVADAYLAHPGDGAPRPGVLLYQDAFGLRPQLRAMADRLAGAGYAVLVPNLFYRHGRAPLMELPEFIDPAARPEIFETLYPFVLALTPELIVRDADAYLRWMRESPAVADGPVAVTGYCMGARLTLPTAGAYPDQVAAVAGFHGSRLVTDAPDSPHLAAEHITCEVYFGHADNDHGLPPEQIARFDEALTAAGVRHTCEVYTGAEHGYTQADTSAYDEAADERHWTALLDLLKRTF, from the coding sequence ATGACCTCCGTACAGGGAACAGCAGTGGACATCCGCACCGGGGACGGCGTCGCCGACGCCTATCTCGCCCACCCCGGCGACGGGGCGCCCCGCCCGGGCGTGCTGCTCTACCAGGACGCCTTCGGGCTCCGTCCGCAGCTGCGGGCGATGGCCGACCGGCTGGCCGGCGCCGGTTACGCGGTGCTGGTGCCCAACCTGTTCTACCGCCACGGCCGCGCCCCCCTGATGGAGTTGCCGGAGTTCATCGACCCGGCCGCGCGGCCGGAGATCTTCGAGACGCTGTACCCGTTCGTGCTGGCGCTCACCCCGGAGCTCATCGTCCGGGACGCCGACGCGTATCTGCGGTGGATGCGGGAGAGCCCGGCGGTCGCTGACGGGCCGGTCGCGGTGACCGGATACTGCATGGGAGCCCGGCTCACCCTGCCCACGGCCGGGGCGTACCCGGACCAGGTCGCGGCGGTGGCCGGCTTCCACGGGAGCCGCCTCGTCACCGACGCGCCGGACAGCCCGCACCTCGCCGCCGAGCACATCACGTGCGAGGTGTACTTCGGCCACGCGGACAACGACCACGGCCTGCCTCCGGAGCAGATCGCGCGGTTCGACGAGGCCCTCACCGCGGCCGGCGTCCGGCACACCTGCGAGGTGTACACCGGCGCCGAGCACGGTTACACGCAGGCCGACACCTCCGCGTACGACGAGGCCGCCGACGAGCGGCACTGGACCGCGCTGCTCGACCTGCTGAAGCGGACCTTCTGA
- a CDS encoding L-threonylcarbamoyladenylate synthase has product MAKYYDVHPDNPQPRTISQVAAAIRADALIAYPTDSCYALGCKLGSKNGIDRIRAIRNLDDRHHFTLVCQDFAQLGQFVRVDKDVFRAIKASTPGSYTFILPATKEVPRMLQHPKKKTVGVRIPDHVVTQALLTELGEPLLSSTLLLPGEDEPMTQGWEIKDTLDHVVDGVLDSGECGTEPTTVIDFSEGEAQIVRHGAGDTSRFE; this is encoded by the coding sequence ATGGCGAAGTACTACGACGTGCACCCCGACAACCCCCAGCCGCGCACCATCTCCCAGGTCGCGGCGGCCATCCGGGCGGACGCGCTGATCGCGTATCCGACGGATTCCTGCTACGCCCTCGGCTGCAAGCTGGGCAGCAAGAACGGCATCGACCGCATCCGGGCCATCCGCAACCTCGACGACCGGCACCACTTCACGCTGGTCTGCCAGGACTTCGCGCAGCTCGGCCAGTTCGTCCGGGTGGACAAGGACGTGTTCCGCGCGATCAAGGCGTCGACTCCCGGCAGTTACACCTTCATCCTCCCGGCGACGAAGGAGGTGCCGCGCATGCTCCAGCATCCCAAGAAGAAGACGGTGGGCGTGCGCATCCCGGACCACGTCGTCACCCAGGCCCTGCTGACCGAGCTGGGCGAGCCGCTGCTGTCCAGCACCCTGCTGCTGCCGGGCGAGGACGAGCCGATGACCCAGGGCTGGGAGATCAAGGACACCCTGGATCACGTGGTGGACGGCGTGCTCGACTCCGGGGAGTGCGGGACGGAGCCGACCACGGTGATCGACTTCTCGGAGGGCGAGGCGCAGATCGTGCGGCACGGCGCGGGCGACACCTCGCGCTTCGAGTAG
- a CDS encoding cytochrome P450: MNALPAGRRDVDRAAPVRLWEDGFASDPHRYYAALRSQGDVGWAELAPGVPAYVVTGRRAALDVLHDTQAFSHDPRAWEATVPVDSPVLGMMRWRPNALFADGAEHLRYRTTLIDVFDLVEPHDLRGRVHRAVRLLAGRIGPRGEADLVADFARPLMALVLNDLFGLPDSQGDRLNEGLGKMMEGGAQAAEGEAQYAQYVLELIAAKAGRRGDDLPSHLLDHPAGLTREEVTWQVFLTLGAGYEPTANLVSNTLSRILGNPVYYSTLTSGARPVMDAVVEVLHHETPLANYGVYYARRPVSFHGVRLREAVPVVVSYGALGRFAEREGDAGRHPADASHLSWGAGAHACPVKQHTLLLVTEAIEQLTQWLPDLDPVVPRDRLTWRPGPFHRSLSALPVRFSPRSPSPASSTSQGVRT; the protein is encoded by the coding sequence GTGAACGCCCTCCCCGCCGGCCGGCGCGACGTCGACCGCGCCGCGCCGGTCCGGCTGTGGGAGGACGGCTTCGCCTCGGACCCGCACCGCTACTACGCCGCCCTGCGCTCCCAAGGGGACGTCGGGTGGGCCGAGTTGGCGCCCGGCGTGCCCGCGTACGTGGTCACCGGCCGGCGGGCCGCGCTGGACGTCCTGCACGACACGCAGGCCTTCTCGCACGATCCGCGGGCCTGGGAGGCCACCGTGCCCGTCGACTCGCCGGTGCTGGGCATGATGCGGTGGCGGCCCAACGCGCTGTTCGCCGACGGCGCGGAGCACCTGCGCTACCGCACCACCCTCATCGACGTCTTCGACCTGGTCGAACCGCACGACCTGCGCGGGCGCGTGCACCGGGCGGTGCGGCTGCTCGCGGGCCGCATCGGTCCGCGCGGCGAGGCCGACCTGGTCGCGGACTTCGCGCGGCCGCTGATGGCCCTGGTGCTCAACGACCTGTTCGGGCTGCCCGACAGCCAGGGAGACCGGCTCAACGAGGGCCTCGGCAAGATGATGGAGGGCGGTGCGCAGGCCGCCGAGGGCGAGGCCCAGTACGCCCAGTACGTGCTGGAGCTCATCGCGGCGAAGGCCGGGCGGCGCGGCGACGACCTGCCCAGTCATCTGCTGGACCACCCGGCCGGACTGACCCGCGAGGAGGTCACCTGGCAGGTGTTCCTCACACTGGGCGCCGGGTACGAGCCGACCGCCAACCTCGTGTCGAACACCCTGTCCCGGATCCTGGGCAACCCGGTGTACTACTCCACGCTCACCAGCGGCGCCCGTCCGGTCATGGACGCGGTGGTGGAGGTGCTGCACCACGAGACGCCGTTGGCCAACTACGGCGTGTACTACGCCCGCAGGCCCGTCTCGTTCCACGGGGTCCGGCTGCGCGAGGCGGTGCCGGTGGTGGTCTCTTACGGGGCGCTCGGGCGGTTCGCCGAGCGGGAGGGCGACGCCGGCCGGCATCCCGCCGACGCCTCGCACCTGTCGTGGGGCGCGGGGGCGCACGCCTGCCCCGTCAAGCAGCACACACTGCTGCTCGTCACCGAGGCGATCGAACAGCTCACCCAGTGGCTGCCCGACCTGGACCCCGTGGTGCCGCGCGACCGGCTGACCTGGCGGCCGGGCCCGTTCCACCGCTCGCTGAGCGCGCTGCCCGTCCGCTTCAGCCCCCGCTCCCCCTCGCCCGCCTCCTCCACCTCGCAAGGAGTCCGTACGTGA
- a CDS encoding GTP-binding protein, translating into MASAPSSFARSAGATGAVHVPDTDRDLVKILVAGPFGVGKTTLIDSVSEIRPLHTEEPLSEASAGVDDLAGVREKSTTTVAIDFGRISLPGDVVLYLFGTPGQERFRSLWDDIAHGALGALVLVDSRRLDASFDVLGLVEESGLPYAVAFNAFPDAPRHYGEERLRRALDLEPGTPMVTCDARDANSSVDALLALVDHLVGRFPAEAR; encoded by the coding sequence ATGGCCTCCGCGCCCTCAAGCTTCGCTCGTAGCGCCGGTGCGACCGGCGCCGTCCACGTGCCCGACACCGACCGCGACCTGGTGAAGATCCTCGTCGCGGGACCGTTCGGGGTGGGCAAGACGACCCTCATCGACTCGGTGTCGGAGATCCGGCCGCTGCACACCGAGGAGCCCCTGTCGGAGGCGTCCGCCGGGGTCGACGACCTGGCCGGAGTGCGGGAGAAGTCCACCACCACCGTCGCCATCGACTTCGGCCGCATCAGCCTGCCCGGCGACGTCGTGCTGTACCTGTTCGGCACACCCGGACAGGAGCGCTTCCGGAGCCTGTGGGACGACATCGCCCACGGGGCGCTGGGGGCGCTCGTCCTGGTCGACAGCCGCCGCCTCGACGCGTCGTTCGACGTGCTGGGGCTGGTCGAGGAGAGCGGGCTGCCGTACGCGGTGGCGTTCAACGCCTTCCCCGACGCACCGCGTCACTACGGCGAGGAACGGCTGCGCCGGGCGCTGGACCTGGAGCCGGGGACGCCGATGGTGACCTGCGACGCCCGCGACGCGAACTCCTCGGTCGACGCGCTGCTCGCGCTGGTCGACCATCTCGTCGGCCGCTTCCCGGCGGAGGCCCGGTGA
- a CDS encoding DUF742 domain-containing protein, producing the protein MTDRPAGRPLVPAYLSTGGVTRPSRPHLERLSVLARSGEPPPAGLPAAELALLDSLEDGSLAVVEAAALLRLPVSAVRVLAADLLDRDLVLARAPIPPAERYDPDLLKRVADGLRALKLRS; encoded by the coding sequence ATGACCGACCGCCCGGCCGGCCGGCCCCTGGTCCCCGCGTACCTGTCGACCGGCGGCGTGACCCGGCCCAGCCGTCCGCACCTGGAGCGGCTCTCGGTGCTCGCCCGCAGCGGCGAGCCGCCGCCCGCCGGTCTCCCCGCCGCCGAACTCGCCCTGCTGGACAGCCTGGAGGACGGCTCGCTGGCCGTGGTGGAGGCCGCGGCGCTGCTGCGGCTCCCGGTCTCCGCCGTACGGGTGCTGGCGGCCGACCTCCTCGACCGGGACCTGGTCCTCGCCCGCGCGCCGATTCCGCCCGCCGAACGGTACGACCCCGACCTGCTGAAAAGAGTGGCCGATGGCCTCCGCGCCCTCAAGCTTCGCTCGTAG
- a CDS encoding flavodoxin family protein: MATLLIIHHTPSPHCQALFEAVVSGATAPEIEGVRVERRAALAATASDVLAADACVLGTPANLGYMSGALKHFFDQIYYPCLDATRGRAFGYYVHGGNDVTGAVRSVETVTTGLGWRRAAEPVTVTGEPGRGDLEACWELGATLAAGLMR, encoded by the coding sequence GTGGCCACCTTGCTGATCATTCATCACACCCCCTCGCCCCACTGCCAGGCCCTCTTCGAAGCGGTCGTCTCGGGCGCGACCGCGCCGGAGATCGAGGGCGTCCGTGTCGAGCGCCGCGCGGCCCTCGCCGCCACCGCCTCCGACGTGCTGGCCGCCGACGCCTGTGTGCTGGGCACCCCGGCCAACCTCGGATACATGTCCGGCGCGCTCAAGCACTTCTTCGACCAGATCTACTACCCGTGCCTCGACGCCACGCGCGGCCGGGCCTTCGGCTACTACGTGCACGGCGGCAACGACGTCACGGGGGCGGTCCGCTCGGTCGAGACCGTCACCACCGGGCTGGGCTGGCGGCGCGCGGCCGAGCCGGTGACCGTCACCGGGGAACCGGGCAGAGGCGATCTGGAGGCCTGCTGGGAACTGGGGGCGACCCTCGCGGCCGGTCTCATGCGGTGA
- a CDS encoding ArsR/SmtB family transcription factor, which translates to MQVPLYQAKAEFFRMLGHPVRIRVLELLQGGPVAVRDLLTEIEIEPSSLSQQLAVLRRSGIVVSIREGSTVSYALAGGDVAELLRAARRILTELLAGQNELLAELRQAEPPLPVPQRGAGRS; encoded by the coding sequence ATGCAGGTTCCCCTCTACCAGGCCAAGGCCGAGTTCTTCCGCATGCTCGGGCACCCGGTGCGCATCCGGGTCCTCGAACTGCTGCAGGGCGGCCCCGTCGCCGTGCGGGACCTGCTCACCGAGATCGAGATCGAACCCTCCAGCCTGTCCCAGCAGTTGGCGGTGCTCAGGCGCTCGGGGATCGTCGTCTCGATCCGGGAGGGCTCGACGGTGAGCTACGCGCTGGCGGGCGGTGACGTGGCGGAGCTGCTGCGTGCCGCGCGTCGCATCCTCACCGAACTGCTCGCGGGGCAGAACGAGTTGCTGGCCGAACTGCGTCAGGCCGAACCGCCGCTGCCGGTACCGCAGCGGGGCGCGGGGCGGAGCTGA